One Juglans regia cultivar Chandler unplaced genomic scaffold, Walnut 2.0 Scaffold_18625, whole genome shotgun sequence genomic window, CACATCCCTCTGTCTGACTGCAGTGGAAGTGACAGGACTAGTTCTTGAATACATTTTATCTAAATGCCCATTTCTCGAAGTGTTGCACGTGAAAATCTCAGAATCTTTGGTGAATTTAAAGGTTGCTGGCCCTTCGCTGAAGCTGAAGCGGTTGGAAATATTACGCTGCGAATATCTTGAGAATCTTGAGATTTCTGCTATGAATCTCGTTTCATTTAAATATAGGGGTCCAGAGATCACAAAGATTGTTCTAGAGCATGTTCCCAAACTCGTTGACCTGTCTTTAGCATGTCATTATGCTTGCTTTTTTGTTAATCATTCCAGCCAGTTTTCAAGCTGTCTTTCTCAGTTGAAGACACTCGAACTAGACCTCGGAGTTGAGGTCAGTACTGATCATCAATACAATTTTGTGGATTGTTAATcctgttttggtttttgttttttcctcccCCTCCCTGAGATTAATAATGACTAGCTGCTTATGCATGTACTCTTTTTTCACGGTTCATTTTTTCAGAAGTATTTCCGGTTCCCCAGATTTCCAGAGTTAACAAATCTCAGGCAATTGAAGTTGAGAGTAAATGCACGAGATGTTGAGACCCTGCTCCATTGCACTTCCCTGCTGAAGGCATCACCCTATTTGGAAAAGTTCTCACTGCAGgtaaatatcttcttcttcttcttcttcttcttcttcttcttatgacTATCTATTTGAAGTGCTGTTTTGCACAGAATGCCGAGGTCAAAACatcagttttttgtttttta contains:
- the LOC109014777 gene encoding uncharacterized protein LOC109014777, with protein sequence SLCLTAVEVTGLVLEYILSKCPFLEVLHVKISESLVNLKVAGPSLKLKRLEILRCEYLENLEISAMNLVSFKYRGPEITKIVLEHVPKLVDLSLACHYACFFVNHSSQFSSCLSQLKTLELDLGVEKYFRFPRFPELTNLRQLKLRVNARDVETLLHCTSLLKASPYLEKFSLQVNLLFSNGATTGKMKVRKAKHPHQCLKVVEVTGFIGCTVDMELSLYVLNNAACLEKLVIDTR